In Patulibacter sp. SYSU D01012, the genomic stretch GGACCTGCTCGCGGCCGAGGTCGCCACGGGCCTGGACTACCGCTCCGTGCTGCGCCCCGCCAGCGAGCTCGCGATCGCCCGCGCGTTCAGCCGCCTGACGCAGTACCACCCGCACTTCACGTCCTGCAACACGGTCTTCCGCCTGGACCCCGCGCGCCGCCGCTCGCACTGGTGCGGCGACTGCCCGAAGTGCCGGTTCGTGTTCCTGGCGCTCGCGCCCGAGCTTCAGCCCGACGCGCTCCGGTCGATCTTCGGGGTCGACATGTTGGACGACGAGACGCAGTACGCGGGCTTCTGCGACCTGGCCGGTCTCCGCCACCACAAGCCGTTCGAGTGCGTCGGCGAGGAGGCGGAGTCGCTCGTCGCGATGCGCCTGATCGCCGGACAGGCGCCCGCCGACGTGGCCGTCCTGCACCCCGGGGCACAGGGGGCGTGGGCGGACCACGCCGTCGTGCGTCGCCTGCGCGCCGAGCACCTGGACGACCGTCCGACGGTGCATCCGGCCGAGCTGGCCCCGCCGTACGTCCTCGACGAGGCGGCGCTCGCCGACCTTCCCTCCGACCTGCGCGACGCCGCCGTCGCCGTCCTCGCTCCATGACCGCCCAGACCCCGTTGTCCCCCCGCGCGCAGGAGATCGTGCGCGCCGCCCGCGAGCTGCTCGAGAGCGAGGGACCCGACGGGCTGTCGATGCGCCTGATCGCCGCCCGGCTCGGCGTGCAGGCCCCGTCGCTGTACAAGCACCTGACGGACAAGCGCGCGATCACCAACGCGATCGTGATCGAGGCGCTCGGCGAGCTGACCGCGACGATCGCCGCCGCGATGGACGCCGCCGACGACCGCCTGTGGGCCGGCGCGATGGCGCAGCGGGAGTGGGCGCTGGCGCACCCCCACCTGTACCGCCTGATCATGGAGCAGCCGATCGGCGAGGAGCCCGAGCTGCAGGCCGCCGGGCAGCGCGCCGGCGTGCCGCTGCGGAGCGTCACGGGCGACGACCGCATGGCGTTCACCGCGCTGTGGTGCTTCGGCCACGGCGTGATCGACCAGGAGCTGCGCGGCCGCATCCCGCCCGACATCGACGTGATCGCCCTGTGGCGCCGCGGGCTGGACGCGCTGCGCCCCGACGCGCCCGCCGCGGGCTGAGGCCGCGCCGGCGCCGCCGCCGCGGCGGCGGCTAGCATCGCCGCGATGGCGGCCGGGGCGGCAGGACGGATCTCGGCGGCGGAGGCCCGGCGCATCGCGCTCGCCGCGCAGGGCTTCGCCGACCGCCACCACCGCCGGCCACCCGCGCGCCCGACGACGGCCCACCTGCAGCGCGTGCTCGACCGCGTCGGGCTGCTGCAGATCGACTCGGTCAACGTCCTGGCCCGCGCGCACCTGCTGCCGGTGTACTCGCGTCTGGGGCCGTACGACCTGACGCTGCTCGAGCGCGCCACCGCCCGGCGGCCGCGGCGGCTCGTGGAGTACTGGGCCCACGAGGCGTCGTTCGTTCCGCCCGCCACGCACCGCCTGCTGCGCTGGCGCATGGCGCGGATCCACGACGAGGGCTGGGGCATGATCCGCCGCGCGGGCGAGCAGCCGGAGCTGCTGGCGCTCGTCGAGGAGGAGATCGCCGCGCACGGCCCGCTGACCGCCGTCGAGCTGGAGCGGCGGCTGGAGACGGACGGCTTCGGGCCGCGCCAGGGCAACGGCTACGCCTGGAACTGGTCGGCGGTCAAGCGTGCGCTGGAGTACCTGTTCTTCGTCGGCCGCGTCAGCTCGGCGGGGCGCACCCCGCAGTTCGAGCGGCGCTACGACCTGACGGACCGGGTGCTGCCGCCCGAGGTGGCCGCCGCGCCCGATCCCGATCCCGCGGACGCGCGCCGCGAGCTGGTGCGGATCGCGGCGCGGGCGCACGGCGTGGGGACGGAGCAGGACCTGCGCGACTACTTCCGCCTGTCGCCCGAGCAGGCGAAGCCGGCGATCGCCGACCTGGTGGCGAGCGGCGAGCTGCTGCCCGTCGCGGTGGCCGGGTGGCGCCGCGCGGCGTACCTGCACGCCGAGGCGGCGCGCCCGCGCCGCGTCGACGCCCGCGCCCTGCTGGCGCCCTTCGACCCGCTGATCTTCCACCGCCCGCGGACGGAGGCCCTCTTCGGCTTCCGCTACCGGCTCGAGATCTACGTGCCGCGCGAGAAGCGGGTCCACGGCTACTACGTCCTGCCGTTCCTGCTCGGCGACCGGCTCGTCGCCCGGGTCGACCTGAAGAGCGACCGCGCCGCCGGGGTGCTGCGCGTGCAGGCCGCGCACGGCGAGGCCGGGATCGACCAGGGCCACGTCGCCGCCGAGCTCGCGGACGAGCTGCGGCGGATGGCCGGCTGGCTGGGCCTGGGCGGGGTGGCCGCCGAGCCGCGCGGCGACCTGGCCGGGGCGCTCGCCCTGGCGCTGTAGCCGCCCCGCCGGGTCGCCCGTCAGGCGTCCGGCAAAGCGGCGACCGCGGCGGCGAAGCGCGCGCCGCGGTCCTCGAAGTCGCGGAAGACGTTGTGGCTCGGCGCCGCGGGGGAGAGGAGGACCGTCGCGTCGGGCGTGGCGAGCTCGCGGGCCGCGGCGACGGCGTCCCGGGTGACGGCGTCCGGGTCCGTGCCCTCGACCGTCCGCACCGGCACGGTGGCGCCGGCGGCGAGCAGCGCGTCCGCCAGCCGCGGCCCCGTCCCCGGCAGCGCGACGACGCCCGCCACGTGCACCGGCACCGGCGGCTCGCCGATGGCGCCCGTCGGGACCTCGCCCGCGGCCAGCGCGGCGGCGAGCGCCCCGTACTCCTGCTCGCGGTCGACGCCGCCGGCCAGCAGCACGACGGGGCCGGGCGCGAACGCGGCGACGGCGGCCATCGCCGCCTCGGGCGTCGTCGAGATCGAGTCGTCCACCCATGTGATGCCGGCGCGGCGGCCGACGACCTCCTGCCGGTGCGGCAGCGTCGCGAAGTCGCGCAGCGCGCCCGCCAGGTCACCGATCTCGTGCCCGAGCGCCCGCACGCACTCGAGCGCGGCGCACACGTTCCGTGCCCCGATGACGCCGCGGACCGGCAGCTCGTCGACGCGGCACAGCACGTGCGGGCCGTCGAGCACCCGACCGCCGGCGACGTGCAGGCCGTGCTCCTCGTCGACCCACAGGACCGGGCACGCCAGGTCGTCCGCGGCGGCGCGCAGCCCCGGGTCCGCGTGGGACAGGACCGCCAGCCGCGGCCCGTCGCCCGCGGTCAGGATCCGCAGCTTGTCGGCGTGGTACGTCGCCTCGTCGCCGTGCCAGGGCAGGTGGTCGCGCAGCAGGTTGGTGACGACCGCGATCGTGGGCGCGCGCGGCAGGTCGGCCAGCTGGTAGCTCGACAGCTCGAGCACCCACGCCTCGGGCGGCTGCGCGGGCGCCAGCTCGTCGAGCAGGGGGCGGCCGATGTTGCCCGCCAGGCGGCTCGGCACGCCCGCCTTTCCCAGCAGGTGGTGCAGCAGCGAGCTCGTGGTGCTCTTGCCCTTCGTCCCCGTCACGCCGATGACGGTCTCGCGACCCGCGCGCTCCGCCAGCCACAGGGCGGTGCCGGTGGTGACGACGGCGCCGCGGGCGCGCACCCGGTCGGCCTCGGCGCCGCGGACGGGCACCCCGGGGGAGCGGATGACGACGTCGCAGGCGGCGAGGGCGTCGAGGCCCGGCTCGCCGTGGAGCCACGCGACGGGCCGGCCGTCCGGGCCCGGGGGCAGCGGCGGCGCGTCCGCCGGCGGCGGGGTCGACGTGGCGACCACCGCGCTGGCCCCGGGCGCGTGCCGCGCCAGCGCACGCAGGGCGGCGGCCCCCTCCCGTCCCGCGCCCCAGACGCCCACGCGGCGACCGGCCAGGTCGGCCAGGCGCAGGTCGGCGGGCGGCAGCGGCGGCGGCGGTGACGGCACCCGCCGAGCGTAGCCCCCGACCCCGCCGGGCACCCCGGCGGCCGACGGCGGGGCCCCGGAGCGCGCGCCGTCCCGGACTGCGGCCGGGCGTCGCGCACCGGGGCCGCGAGCGTTGCGAAACGTCGATACGGCGACGACACGACCGCGACCCGCACCTGCGACCCGGCGGGCGGATGCTGGCTCCATCGCCGGGACGCCGTCCCGCGCCGCCTCCCCACCGGACCGTCACCGCCATGTACTACGCCGCCGCCGTCTCCGCCGGTCCCCGCCCGCGCCGCCGCGTCACCCCGCTCCGCGTGGCCGGCTGGGCCGCGAGCCTCGTCGCCGTCGTGCTCGCTGCCGCGATGCTGCTGCCGCCGCTGCTCGGCTTCGACCGCTACGTGATCGTCTCGGGGTCGATGACGGGGACGTACGACACCGGGTCGATCGTCTACACCCGCGAGAAGCCGGTCGCGGCGCTGCGCGTGGGCGACGTCATCACCTACGCGCCGCCGGCCGGCGCGAGCCCGCAGGACCTCGTCACCCACCGCATCGCGGCGATGACGCCCGGCCCGGGCGGGCAGACCGTCTTCCGCACGAAGGGCGACGCGAACGCCGCCGCCGACCCGTGGACGTTCTCGCTCGAGGCGCCGCGCCAGGCCGTCGTGCGCTTCGGCGTGCCGTACCTGGGCTACGCGATCTCGGCGCTGTCCGTGCGGCAGGTGCGGATGGTGCTGCTCGGCGTCCCGGCCGCCGGCGTGGCGCTGCTGCTGCTCGTCGGGCTGCTGCGCGACGCCCGGCGCGAGGCGCAGGAGGAGCGGACGCGTCGCGACGAGGCTCCGGCGGCCCCGAGCGCCGGCGACGAGCCGGCGGGGGACGCCCGCCCGCGGCGGGGCCTGCGCAGCCGGCTGCGCGCCGCCTGAGGCCGGCCCCACCGCGCGTCGCGCGGCGTGCCGGCCCGGACCGCCCGCGGGGCGCTCCGCGGCCCTGAGGGCCCATGCGCCCGACGCGTGACCACGCCGCCCGGGTCCGGCCGGTCCGGCCGATCGCTCCGCGGCCTGTGGCCCCGGCCCGTCCGGCCGATCACCCGGGGGAGCGGACCGATACCGGTCGCATACCTCGCCGACGTGCCGCTGCCAGCCGCCGGCGGCACCATCCCTCCCGTACCGCCGATGTCCTCCCGTCGCCGCCACCTCGCCCCCGACCTGACGCCCGCGCAGCGCCGCGCGGCCGTCGCGCTCGGGCTGCTCGCCCTGGTGGGCACCGCCGCCTCCGTCACCCCGTCCGGCGCGACGTACGCGAGCCACCGCGCCAACCCGGGCAACGCCGTCACCGCGGCGAACGACTGGGTGCCGCCCACCGTCGCCGTCACGGATCCCGGCGCGAGCCTGCGCGGCACGGTCACGCTGGCGGCGTCGGCGAGCGACGCCCGCTCCGGCGTCGCGTCCGTCGTCCTCCAGGTCGCCCCCGAGGGCTCGACCGCCTACGCCGACGCCTGCACCGCCACGGCCGCCCCCTACGCCTGCTCCTGGGACACGAGCCGCGTGGCCGACGGCCGCTACAAGGTCCGCGCCGTGGCCACCGACGCCGCCGGCAACCGCGCCACGAGCGACCCGGTCACCGGCCGGCTCGTCGACAACACCGCGCCGACCGTCGCCCTGGCCGACCCGGGCACGCCCCTTGCGGCCGGCAACGTCACGCTGACCGCGTCCGCCGACGACGCCGGCTCGGGCGTCGCGAAGGTGACGATCCAGCGCGCCGCCGCGGGCACCGGATCCTGGACCGACGTCTGCACCCAGACCAGCGCCCCCTACGCCTGCACCTGGGCGGCCGCCGTCGGCAGCTACGACCTGCGCGCCGTCGCGGTCGACGCCGCCGGCAACGCGACGACGAGCGCCGTCGTGACGGGCCGCCAGGTCGTCGCCGACACGATCCGGCCGACCGGCGTCTCGATCCGCACGACGAACGTGAGCGGCGGCGTCGCCGGCCGCCTGGACGCGGGCGACACCCTGACGCTCCGCTACTCCGAGCCCATGCAGCTCGGCTCGATCCTCAAGGGCTGGACGGGCGGCACGAGCCCCGCGTTCACCGTGCAGGTCGGCGCCGGCGGCTGGCTGGGCTCCAGCGACGACGCCCTGTCGTTCGTCGCGACGGGCACGGGGCCGACGCCGAACATCGGGCCCGTCGACCTCGGCTCGGGCTCCTGGGTCACGATCTTCGACAGCCTGCGCTTCGCGGCGACGGCCACCGCCGCCACCGTGAACGGCGCGACGGAGCTGACGATCACCCTCGGCGCGCGCAGCGGCTCGGGTGGCACCTCGGCCGTCGGGGCGGTCCGCCTGGGCTGGAGCCCGTCGTCCGCGTCGACCGACCTGGCCGGCAACGCGGCGGACCCGGCCACCGTCCGCCAGAGCACCGCGGTCGTCGCCTTCTAGGCGGCCACCGGGCGGCGGGGACGGATCAGGCGGGCTCGCCGTCCGCGGCGGCGCGCAGGGCGGCGAGGTCGAGCTTGCGCATCGCGAACATCGCCCGGGTCGCGCGGCGGACCCGCTCCGGGTCGCCGCCGCGCATCAGCTCCTCGAGCCCGTCGGGGACCACCTGCCACGAGAGCCCGAAGCGGTCCTTGCACCAGCCGCAGCGACCCTCCTCGCCGCCGTCGGCGGTCAGGGCGTCCCACAGCCGGTCGACCTCGGCCTGGTCGGCGCAGGGGATCTCGAACGACACGGCCTCGGTGAACGGGAACTGCGGTCCGCCGTTGATGGCGGTGAAGCGCTGCCCCTGCAGCTCGAAGACGACGAGCATGGTCGACCGCTCCGGGCCGGGGCCCGCGGGGCCGTAGGGCACCGTCGTCACGATCCGCGACGCGGGGAACAGGCTGGTGTAGAAGGCGGCCGCCTCCTCGGCCTGCGTGTCGAACCAGAGGTTGGGGACGATGGGGCGCACGGGTGCTCCTCGGCTGCGGGCGGCGGGGCTCGCCGCCCTGTCGGCTCCTGGGACCGGGTCGGCCGCGGGAACTCATCGGTCGCGGGCGGCCGGGCGGCGGGCGCCCCGCCGCACGCCGCCGGGCGGACGCCCCGGCGTATGCTCGCCGTCGATGTCCCGGGCCCCCGCCGCAACGCTGCCGCTGCTCGCCCTCGCGGCGGCGGCCGTGGCGGGGTGCGGCGAGGAGCCGGCGTCCGCGCCCGCCCGACCGACGCCGCCGGCCGCGGCCCAGCTGTCGCCCCAGCGGGTCCTCGACGCCCCCACGCTGCGGGTGCGGCCGGTCGCGACCGAGTTCCGCCGCGCCGTGGAGCTGGTGCGCGAGCCCGGCGCCCGCGGGCGCATCCTCGTCCTGGAGCAGCGCGGCACGGCCCGCTGGCTCGACGGCGCGCGCCCGGCGAAGGGCGCGCCGTTCCTGGACATCCGCGGCACGGTGCTGCGAAGCGAGGAGCAGGGGCTGCTGGGCCTGGCCTTCCTGCCCGGCTACGCCCGCGAGCCGCGCGTGGCCGTGCACTACACGGACACCGAGGGCGACAGCCAGGTCGCGATCTACCGCGTGCGCAACGGGCACGTGGACCCGCTGTCGGCCCGGCCGGTGCTCCGCGTCGAGCAGCCGTACGCCAACCACAACGGCGGCGAGCTGGTCGTCGGACCGGACGACCTGCTGTACCTGGGGATGGGCGACGGCGGGTCGGCGTTCGACCCGCGGCAGAAGGCCCAGGATCCGCGCTCGCCGCTCGGGAAGATCCTGCGGATGGACCCGGCCGAGGACCGCCCGCGCTGGCGCCGCGTCGCCCTCGGGCTGCGGAACCCCTGGCGGCTGAGCTTCGACGCGCGCACCGGGGCGCTGTGGGTCGCCGACGCGGGCCGCGACTCCGCCGAGCAGCAGACGGAGGAGATCGACCGCATCCCGGCGCGCCGCCTGCGTGGCCGGGCCGAGACGAACTTCGGCTGGGCGGCGTTCGAGGGCGGCCGCGAGCAGCAGAACCGGCGACTGTCCCGGACCGGCACGCTGTCCTGGCCGATCGCCTCGTACACCCAGCGCGACGGCTGCTCGGCGACGGGCGGCCTGGCGCTGCGCGGCGGGGACGGCCCGCGCGCGCTGCGGGGCCGCTACGTCTTCGGCGACATCTGCTCGGGGATCGTGTGGTCGATCCCGGCGGACGCCGGCGGCGGGGCGACGATGCGGCGCGAGGGCGTCCGCGTGCCCAACCAGACGTCCTACGCGGTCGACCGCGACGGCCGGCTGCTGGTCTCGACGCTCGGCGGCCGGGTCGTCGAGCTGCGCGACCGCGCGCGCTAGAGCCCCGGCGGGTGGACGACGCGGAAGCCGGCGGTGCTCCGCGACGCCGTCTGCCAGCGCGAGCCCGTCTGCTGCCGGCCGCTCGTGTCGAAGCGCAGGCCCGCGACGGTCATGAACGTGTGGCCGTCGTTGGCGTAGATCGTCACCCAGCGGCCCGGCCCGGGCTTGCCCCACGCGGCGAGCGCGCCCGACGTCATCGGCGCGTCGATCAGGCCGGCGGCGGCCAGGGCGAACGAGATCGAGCCCGAGCAGTCGTACGCGCTGTCCTGCCAGATCTCGCCGGCCAGCCGGCCGTGGCCGCCGCCGTAGACGTACGGCTTGCGGGCCACCTGGTTGCCGGCACGGAT encodes the following:
- a CDS encoding TetR/AcrR family transcriptional regulator, whose translation is MTAQTPLSPRAQEIVRAARELLESEGPDGLSMRLIAARLGVQAPSLYKHLTDKRAITNAIVIEALGELTATIAAAMDAADDRLWAGAMAQREWALAHPHLYRLIMEQPIGEEPELQAAGQRAGVPLRSVTGDDRMAFTALWCFGHGVIDQELRGRIPPDIDVIALWRRGLDALRPDAPAAG
- a CDS encoding crosslink repair DNA glycosylase YcaQ family protein produces the protein MAAGAAGRISAAEARRIALAAQGFADRHHRRPPARPTTAHLQRVLDRVGLLQIDSVNVLARAHLLPVYSRLGPYDLTLLERATARRPRRLVEYWAHEASFVPPATHRLLRWRMARIHDEGWGMIRRAGEQPELLALVEEEIAAHGPLTAVELERRLETDGFGPRQGNGYAWNWSAVKRALEYLFFVGRVSSAGRTPQFERRYDLTDRVLPPEVAAAPDPDPADARRELVRIAARAHGVGTEQDLRDYFRLSPEQAKPAIADLVASGELLPVAVAGWRRAAYLHAEAARPRRVDARALLAPFDPLIFHRPRTEALFGFRYRLEIYVPREKRVHGYYVLPFLLGDRLVARVDLKSDRAAGVLRVQAAHGEAGIDQGHVAAELADELRRMAGWLGLGGVAAEPRGDLAGALALAL
- the murD gene encoding UDP-N-acetylmuramoyl-L-alanine--D-glutamate ligase — protein: MPSPPPPLPPADLRLADLAGRRVGVWGAGREGAAALRALARHAPGASAVVATSTPPPADAPPLPPGPDGRPVAWLHGEPGLDALAACDVVIRSPGVPVRGAEADRVRARGAVVTTGTALWLAERAGRETVIGVTGTKGKSTTSSLLHHLLGKAGVPSRLAGNIGRPLLDELAPAQPPEAWVLELSSYQLADLPRAPTIAVVTNLLRDHLPWHGDEATYHADKLRILTAGDGPRLAVLSHADPGLRAAADDLACPVLWVDEEHGLHVAGGRVLDGPHVLCRVDELPVRGVIGARNVCAALECVRALGHEIGDLAGALRDFATLPHRQEVVGRRAGITWVDDSISTTPEAAMAAVAAFAPGPVVLLAGGVDREQEYGALAAALAAGEVPTGAIGEPPVPVHVAGVVALPGTGPRLADALLAAGATVPVRTVEGTDPDAVTRDAVAAARELATPDATVLLSPAAPSHNVFRDFEDRGARFAAAVAALPDA
- a CDS encoding signal peptidase I, giving the protein MYYAAAVSAGPRPRRRVTPLRVAGWAASLVAVVLAAAMLLPPLLGFDRYVIVSGSMTGTYDTGSIVYTREKPVAALRVGDVITYAPPAGASPQDLVTHRIAAMTPGPGGQTVFRTKGDANAAADPWTFSLEAPRQAVVRFGVPYLGYAISALSVRQVRMVLLGVPAAGVALLLLVGLLRDARREAQEERTRRDEAPAAPSAGDEPAGDARPRRGLRSRLRAA
- a CDS encoding Ig-like domain-containing protein; its protein translation is MSSRRRHLAPDLTPAQRRAAVALGLLALVGTAASVTPSGATYASHRANPGNAVTAANDWVPPTVAVTDPGASLRGTVTLAASASDARSGVASVVLQVAPEGSTAYADACTATAAPYACSWDTSRVADGRYKVRAVATDAAGNRATSDPVTGRLVDNTAPTVALADPGTPLAAGNVTLTASADDAGSGVAKVTIQRAAAGTGSWTDVCTQTSAPYACTWAAAVGSYDLRAVAVDAAGNATTSAVVTGRQVVADTIRPTGVSIRTTNVSGGVAGRLDAGDTLTLRYSEPMQLGSILKGWTGGTSPAFTVQVGAGGWLGSSDDALSFVATGTGPTPNIGPVDLGSGSWVTIFDSLRFAATATAATVNGATELTITLGARSGSGGTSAVGAVRLGWSPSSASTDLAGNAADPATVRQSTAVVAF
- a CDS encoding VOC family protein, translating into MRPIVPNLWFDTQAEEAAAFYTSLFPASRIVTTVPYGPAGPGPERSTMLVVFELQGQRFTAINGGPQFPFTEAVSFEIPCADQAEVDRLWDALTADGGEEGRCGWCKDRFGLSWQVVPDGLEELMRGGDPERVRRATRAMFAMRKLDLAALRAAADGEPA
- a CDS encoding PQQ-dependent sugar dehydrogenase, translating into MSRAPAATLPLLALAAAAVAGCGEEPASAPARPTPPAAAQLSPQRVLDAPTLRVRPVATEFRRAVELVREPGARGRILVLEQRGTARWLDGARPAKGAPFLDIRGTVLRSEEQGLLGLAFLPGYAREPRVAVHYTDTEGDSQVAIYRVRNGHVDPLSARPVLRVEQPYANHNGGELVVGPDDLLYLGMGDGGSAFDPRQKAQDPRSPLGKILRMDPAEDRPRWRRVALGLRNPWRLSFDARTGALWVADAGRDSAEQQTEEIDRIPARRLRGRAETNFGWAAFEGGREQQNRRLSRTGTLSWPIASYTQRDGCSATGGLALRGGDGPRALRGRYVFGDICSGIVWSIPADAGGGATMRREGVRVPNQTSYAVDRDGRLLVSTLGGRVVELRDRAR